Below is a genomic region from Prunus persica cultivar Lovell chromosome G3, Prunus_persica_NCBIv2, whole genome shotgun sequence.
gaaaaatattcaaatcacATTTATTGATTGCATTGCTAATGCGTAGACAATGTGATATACGCAACACAAGTTTTCTCACGTTACattaacattgaaaaaaaaaaagttcatctAATCCAATTGTTGATTTcatgtacccaaaaaaaaaaaaagaagacttattttggtaaaaacataattaagatGGTTACGCGCCCTTTCCATAAGTGGCGTCCAAATAAGAAACACGCCGCTCTCGCTTCGCTcatttatcttattttcttcaatattttatttatttttcacgaTTTTATTCACCTAGATCCACGCTGtttatatttcttatttatttatttattatgccaAACACAAATTTCTCACTTTGCCTCTATAAATACAGTTACCATGGAAGCAATCGCACATAGCTCATTTTAACAACCTGCGCCATCtcacctttctctctcctctcttatCTGAGAGAATGCCCCCCTTTTTCAACTGCCTgtcaccaaaaaattaaataaaaagaagaatcgCAGCCCGAAGCAAAAGCAAAGGCTATAGGAATATCCTAAGCGATCCCCAAGCCAAGCCCCcgactttctctctctataaataccacGCTCTCTCTGTCCTCGTctgtccttcttcttcttcttttataagCTGGATATGAAAGTGGAGCTCAATCCTAATCATCACCATCAGGATCAAGGGACCAAGACCGAGATGTGCAGGACTATCGAAGTCGTCGCCGGAGGCGTTGTGCTCTCTCCGGCGAAGCAAGTCGCCGGCGCCGACGACTGCGCCGACGACCTCTTCATTCCGCCGCTCAACTTCTCCATGGTCGATAACGGCATTTTCAGGTCCGGCTTCCCGGAGTCCGCCAACTTCTCCTTCCTCCAAACCCTAGGCCTCCGCTCCATCATGTAAGCCATTACTTATGTAATAACATCATCATGATTCATATATAAGTGTTTGatattgttttgattattattattttttcaaaaaaaaaaaaaatttgtgtttgaattatatttttatgtgaTTAATTTATGTTCATGTGTGTATGCAGATGTCTGTGTCCAGAGCCGTATCCAGAGGCGAACGTGGAGTTTTTAAAGTCCAATGGGATTAAGCTCTTTCAATTTGGGATTGAAGGCTACAAGGTAtgtctacttttcttttttgaattcCATGGGATTGAGTATCGTCTCTTTAAGctaagttaaaaaaatttctgctTAAGTTGATTATTGTGAACCGGTGACTACTATGTGCTGCTTACATTCaaattgaacttttgaaaTGGAGGAAATTGATGAAAGTGTGATCTTTTAGAAATTACTTTGGTAATACAAAGAGTTAAGAAAGTGCGGTTGGATATATTTACCAATGAAGTAGACGTTTGGAGGCTTCTGCGTTTCCTGACATTTGGGGCACATATCATAAATAATATCAATACCGTTTCCTAGCTAagatatatgtacatatacggagagcttctattgagggatccctcaatagaaggggactgtatatatgcatatgtTGAATAGCAGCGAGAGAGCTAGTGGTTTAGTCTTGTACCTATATGGCTCGATAAATCAATCAAATATCACATATATTCTTCATCTTTAATCAACACTCCTTAATCCTTATCAAGATGCTTTGGTGGTTGAGTCATAATGGTTCATTTATTATGATCGTCCTTGTTTTTGTTGCGTGATAAGTTCAATGATATGATAACTACATGATTTTGttaataatgaaaattttaaatttctgtGGGGTattgttggtttggttttgtgtGGGATGGCAGTTATCTTGTCTTGGCATATCTGACTAGAGGGCCAGGATTTCTGTCATATATAGAAACAATGTTTCATGGATTCCTTTCAGTTTCAGACATAATGCATGCGTTGTGTTTCTGTGATCTACACTGATCACATGCGTTTATTCTTTCTATTGTTTAATAccctttttggttttgaattttatctAAATTATGTCGttcctttttggttttgagttttgctGGAAAACAAGTGATGTATATTTCTTTAATACTGTCTGATTTCAATATTGACACTGAACTGTCGGCCAAGGTTCCCTTGATTTCGTTAGTTTGACAGAAACTAACTTTAAAAACTTAATAGATTTTGTCTCATCCCAattgttttaaaattcaaGTATCCTACTTTGAGTATTATTGTCTGAAGTAAAGCTTTTACTGTTATACACATTCAGGAGTTTGTGTCCTTGCCAATGTTGTTACACTACATAATTTTTACAAAGGTACTTCTCACTCTAGGTGTAGCCTGTAGGTACCGTTACATCTGTCTTGCTCCAATCTAGAATCATTGTTATAGTATTATCAAATGTCTAGGATCAGTTTTAACAATTACATATCTGAACGTTTTTTGGTCTGAGTTTTAGTGGATGCATCTTAATTTTAGTCATCCTGAAACAGATTCAGGAtcagtttttctttatttctagTAAACAATGATAGAGTCCATGAATCCTTCCTCGTTGTACATCTTTAATTACTTGATTGCATGAATGTTGAACCAAGTTCCTAGTTAGAACATGAATTCATATTCAAAATTATAACCTgatattcaaaatttcattgtGCATTCAGGAGCCTTTTGTAAACATCCCAGAGGATACAATCCGTGAAGCGCTAAAAGTTGTCCTTGGTACTGCAagaaattcatcatttttagTTTCATACAGACCAGAAATACAGCACTGTTATATGCttacatttatttacttttctgCAATGCAGATGTAAGGAATCATCCTGTCTTAATTCATTGTAAACGAGGGAAGGTATGTGCACTATTGATTGATCTCATATGGATTCATTGCCGGATTTTGAATAATCCGTGACAGTTTTTAAGTTGTTATTGGCTGCTAACTTCTTTGATCGTATTTTCAGCATCGAACTGGTTGTCTTGTGGGATGCTTGAGAAAATTGCAGAGGTGGTGCCTGACATCTGTATTTGACGAATACCAGCGGTTTGCAGCTGCGAAAGCCAGAGTTGCAGATCAAAGGTTCATGGAGATGTTTGATGTTTCTAGCTTGAAACATCTACCGATGCCATTTTCATGTTCAAAGAGGTAAAATCAGCCAAGTATTATTGAATggcttttgcttcttcttttagtCAAAGAAGAGAATCCTAGGTCCTTTCTACTTTGTCGGAATAAATAGGAAAAGGTGATGATGAGTTCCTGGTATGCATTTCAGCGGAAAAGgaattatttcttcttttttttccttattcaTAAATAATAAGCAGCCTATATATAATCTCACTTTATGTGCTTTGAGTGTTAGTACCCTTTTTTCCTCACATCTCACACCACCCTCTCTCCtccctttccctttttttattataattattttagttCTCCTTCcacttttattttcattaaattacTAAGCTGATGCCGAAAACAACTTGACTCTTGGCATTGCAAATCAAGATGGTCCATGAATCTTGTACTTGGGATGACTCAGAATTTGAGAGTTGATCTAATTCTAATTCCGTCATAATTAGTTGTGGGGTCCAGAA
It encodes:
- the LOC18783703 gene encoding probable tyrosine-protein phosphatase At1g05000; amino-acid sequence: MKVELNPNHHHQDQGTKTEMCRTIEVVAGGVVLSPAKQVAGADDCADDLFIPPLNFSMVDNGIFRSGFPESANFSFLQTLGLRSIICLCPEPYPEANVEFLKSNGIKLFQFGIEGYKEPFVNIPEDTIREALKVVLDVRNHPVLIHCKRGKHRTGCLVGCLRKLQRWCLTSVFDEYQRFAAAKARVADQRFMEMFDVSSLKHLPMPFSCSKR